The DNA segment GCCAAAGGTGAGACAAAATCAAGAGTAGCCATGCTAACGGGATGTATTATGGATGTTATGTTCAGCGACATCAACCAGGCAACGATTAATGTTTTGACTCATAATGGCAGCGAAGTAGCCTTGCCTAAGAAACAGACTTGTTGTGGTGCACTGCATGTTCATGCAGGGGATCGTGATACGGGTAAAAAGCTAGCTAAGCAAAATATTGAAGCCTTCGGAGATGCAGATAAAGTCGTTGTCAATGCGGCTGGATGCGGATGTGCTTTAAAAGAGTATCCTGAATTGTTCAAGGATGATCCTGAATGGAAAGAGAAAGCGGAAGTATTTTCGACCAAGGTAGAGGATGTTTCTAAATACTTATTTGATAGCGGCTACGAAAAGCCAATGAGTACATTGAACAAAAGAATCACCTACCATGATGCTTGTCATTTAGCTCATGGTCAGGGGGTTCGTCATGAGCCACGTCAGCTTATTAATGATATACCTGGAGTAGAGTACATCGAACAGCCACATGCAGATGCATGTTGTGGCAGTGCAGGAATCTACAATATTACCAATCCTGAAATGGCAGGAGCCGTGTTAGAAAGAAAGATGGAAAATGTCCCTGAAGATGTCGAAATGATCTCGATGGGTAACCCAGGATGCATGTTGCAAATGGCCTTAGGTGTCCAAAAATACGGTAGGAAAGCAGAGATTGTTCATACAGTTCAACTGCTCGACTGGGCCTATCAGAAAGATCAAGAGAACGGCTATGCAAAAAATGAGAATGAAATGTTATCTGCTAGAGAGGGGTGAACTTATTGTTCTTAATAAATAAAAAAAAGAAGACTAGTGGTGATAAGCATATTGA comes from the Halobacillus shinanisalinarum genome and includes:
- a CDS encoding (Fe-S)-binding protein, with amino-acid sequence MLVEKVKNNEPACSTISLSNYFPEDHPDENKWADCVHCGMCLESCPTYLETGQEQHSPRGRVHLIKSVAEGKIGLNEQFMDPVFQCLDCRACTTACPADVDVGGLIEEARGQVRQAIPLKGVKGVVSKFFLQGLFPHKNRLNTISGLLKFYQTSGLQKTVRKTGAIRVMPNHLAEMESIMPEIKKSVQNRYKDVEVIPAKGETKSRVAMLTGCIMDVMFSDINQATINVLTHNGSEVALPKKQTCCGALHVHAGDRDTGKKLAKQNIEAFGDADKVVVNAAGCGCALKEYPELFKDDPEWKEKAEVFSTKVEDVSKYLFDSGYEKPMSTLNKRITYHDACHLAHGQGVRHEPRQLINDIPGVEYIEQPHADACCGSAGIYNITNPEMAGAVLERKMENVPEDVEMISMGNPGCMLQMALGVQKYGRKAEIVHTVQLLDWAYQKDQENGYAKNENEMLSAREG